In Synechococcus sp. UW179A, the DNA window TCGAGGGGCTCAGTTCGAGGTGATTCCCTATCTGGATGCGCGTCATCACGCTGAGTTGAATCTCGCCCGGCGTCGCCGGGATTCATCGGAGGATTACGGCAGCTGGAAGCAGTTGTTTGATCAGACCTTCATCTGACCATGCAAGACGGACCGCTCCGGTGACAGAGATTCAGAGTCGCTGGCAGCAATTGCAACAGCGGCTCCCGCAGGGAGTCAAGTTGCTTGCTGTGAGCAAGATGCAGCCTGCTTCAGCAGTTCGAGAGCTTGCCGCTTGCGGTCAGATCGATTTTGGTGAAAGTCGTGTACAGGAGGCCTTGCCTAAGCAGGAAGCCCTGTCGGACCTCACCCATTTGCGCTGGCATTTCATTGGACGGCTGCAGGCCAACAAGGTGCGTGCGGTCGTGAAGGCCTTCAGTTGGATTCATTCCATCGACTCGATGGCACTGGCGCTGCGTTCATCTCGAATCGCACTAGAGGAAGGGCGATGTCCCTCAGTGCTGTTCCAAGTCAAGCTGAGGCCAGATCCCTCCAAGGGTGGCTGGGACCCTCACTCTTTGAAAGAGGCTTGGCCGGTGCTGCGTGAGTTGCCTGGCCTGAATGCCTCCGGGCTGATGACCATGGCCCCATTGGGACTGGACAGCAACGAGCGTCAGGGCCTTTTCAGGGATTGTCGCAATCTGGCGGATCAGCTTGAGCTATCTCAGTGTTCGATGGGCATGAGTGCCGATTGGCCCCAGGCGGCCGCCGCCGGTGCGACCTGGGTCCGTGTGGGATCAGCCCTATTTGGTGCACGGCCACCTTTAACCCCTGAAAGAAAATGATCAGATCAACGTTGCGAGATGGACATCAATTCATCTGGACACGCTTGCTCACAACTCCCTTGAGCGCTATTCAGGGTCAAGGTTCTGCAGATTTCCAGTGTCGTTGATTTCTCGCCTTCGTGCGGTCGTTGCTGGTGATGATTACCTGGACGGCGATTATGACGAGCTCGACTACGACACAGGTGAGCAGGAAGACACTATGCAGGGCATGTCATCTGCAAACACCAGCGCTCTGGCTCCTCTGGATGCATCCAATCCCTTTGAGATGGACCAGAATTTCTCAGGCTCGAATGTGATCGGTATGCCTGGAATCAGTTCCGGCACTGCAGAGGTTTCATTGATGGAACCGCGCAGCTTTGATGAAATGCCAAGGGCGATTCAGGCCTTGCGCGAGCGCAAAACAGTGATTCTCAACCTCACGATGATGGAGCCCGATCAGGCTCAGAGAGCGGTTGACTTCGTGGCCGGTGGAACCTTTGCCATTGATGGGCATCAAGAGCGTGTTGGTGAAAGCATTTTCTTGTTTGCCCCGAGTTGCGTCACCGTGACCAACGCCAGTCAGGACGAGAGCACCACTCCTACTGTTGTCACTAAGGATGTGGAGCAGGCTTCGGCTGAGAGCAGCGTTGCCCCCGCGCCAGCCTGGTCCGTTTCGGACGCTGCCGCTCTCTGATTTTTCGCTTCGGTGACCGTTTCCGTTGGTGTGATTGGCCTGGGCCGGATGGCCCAGGCCCTGATTTTTCCTCTCATTGAGAGAGGCAAGCTTCAGTCAGCCGATGTCATCGGGGTTGTCGGCAGTCAAGCGTCCGTCGCCAGGTTGACCCCTGAATTGCCCCAGGGTTTCGTTGTTGTTACGGCCTCTGATTCCAGGGCTATTGACGCCTGGAATGCCCCTGTTCAGTTGCTGGCCATCAAGCCCCAGCAGCTTGATGCTGTGGCTGAATGCGTTGGCCCACCTCAACCCGGCCAGTCAGCGCTGCTGATCTCGGTGTTGGCGGGTGTCACGTTGGAGCGTCTTCAGAGCCAATTCCCAGGGCGGGTCTGCGTGCGTGCTGTTCCCAATACCCCTTGTTTGGTGGGTGAAGGGTTGTGTGGGCTGTCATGGGGAGAGGGAATCACGGCGCAGCAGCGTCAGTGGGTCATGGAGGCCTTCGATCCTGTGAGTGAGGTACTTGAGCTGCCGGAGTCGAAGCTGGATGCGTTTCTGGCGTTGACCTCCTCTGGCCCTGCCTATGTGGCTTTGGTTGCCGAAGCCATGGCTGACGGAGCAGTGGCCGCTGGTTTGCCGCGTGAGCAAGCCCACCGACTCGCTCATCGGACACTGGCCGGAACCGCCGCATTGCTTGATCAGCAGCAGCTTCATCCAGCTCAGCTCAAGGACATGGTGGCCTCCCCTGGGGGCACGACGATGGCGGCTCTTCGCAAATTAGAGAACGCCGGTGTTCGGACAGCCCTGATTGAGGCGGTGATTGCTGCCACTGAACATGGGCGAGCTTTGCGCTAAGCCGCAAGCGGAGCTCTTCGCATCAGATCGCCATACAATTGTTCGAGGGCGTCGATGTTGCGGCTGATGGTGTATCGCTGCAGTACTCTCTCGCGGGCTTGTCGACCGAGTTCGCTCGTGAGCACAGGCTGATCGCGCAGCACCGGAAGCAGGGTGCGCAGTTGGCTGGTTACGCCCAGGGTGCTCATCACGATCCCTGCCCCGCCGGCGAGCACTTCTCCATCAGCTCCAGCATCGGTGGCCACACAGGCACAGCCACTGGCCATGGCTTCAAGTAGGGCGAGTGACAGCCCCTCAACAAGGGAGGGAAGCACGAACACCTCGGCGCATTGCAGTAAGGCAATGCGCGTGGCCAGATCTGCTTCATAGCCCCACCAGAGCACGTCTTCGTCGTAGCTGTTTTGAAGGGTGCTGCGCAGAGGCCCTTCGCCGACAATCACCAGACGACAGCCTTCCATCGGCACCAGACGCCAGGCCTGCAGAAGAGCCTCCACGTTTTTCTCCGTAGCGACGCGCCCCATGTAAAGGAAGACGCGCTCCTGGCCGAGTCGGGAACGCACCTGATGCATTGGACTGCCGAGTGGCAGTGCTATTCCAGGCTCTCTTTGTGGGGTAGAGGGAGTCCACTGGTGGGTGTCAACCCCATTGGGGATCACGGCTAGGCGGTCTTCACGCACCCCAAGACGCGCCAGGAATTCAGCTTGTAGATCAGAGAACACGATCACTCGGTCGTACTTGGAGAGTGCCGGTGCGTAGAGCTGATAGGTGAGTTGCTGTGTGCCTGCCGTCAGGTTGCGAAGGCTGGCATCAAAGGGAGGGTGGAAGGTGGCTACCAGCGGCACCCCCAATTGCTGACAGAGCTCCGGCAGTCGGAAATCCAGCGGCGACAGCGTGAGGCTCGCATGCACTAGATCGGGTTGCAGGCGTTCCAGCGATTCCCGCAACTCACGCTGGGCACCCGGTGAGGGAATCGTGTAAACCTGCGATTTCACCAGATAGGGAAGGCTGACATCCGGATCATTGGCTAGAAGCGATGTGCTGCTGCCGGGTGCCTTCGGATTATCGAAGTGAATGAAACTGGTCTGATGACCCCGTGCCCTTAGGGCCTCGGTTGTACTGAGCCCATAGGTGACATTGCCGCAGAACGGAGTTTTTTTGCCTAGCCAGGCAATATGCGTCACCGCCACCGTTCACAAGCCATGGCCGACGCTAGCAGCGCTGCCAGGGCTGTTCGAGCAAGGCGGCAATAAGAGCCAGCAGGGCGAGCAACCACAACACCGGACTGAGCCCGATGCTGCTGACCAGAGTGCCTGCCAGCACTAGCGGCAGACTGAGGGCGATGTTGATCAGGTTGTTTTGAAGGCCAAAGACTCTGCCTCTCTGGGATACCGGAGTGTCCTCCTGGATGGTGGTCTGCGCCGGAATGGCAACGAGTGCGGCTCCAATGCCGAGGATCCCGCAGAACGCCAAAGTGCTGTTGAGCGAGCCCTTGAACTGGCTGAGCAATACGAGTGAAAAGGTGATTAAGCCAAGGCCTGCTGATGTGAGTCGGCGCCGACTGAAGTGATGACCAAGTTGGGCCATCATCACGGCGCCAAGGGCCATGCCCAGTCCGCTCATTGCTAGCAACATGCCGAAACCAGAGGGACCAAGACTGCGAATCAGGCCTGCCAGCTGAAGGGCCAGAACATAGAGAGCGGCCAATAGGCTGTAGAGCAGCACCAGGTGAACCATGGCGTTGCGCACCGTGGGGATACGCTTCAGCACCTGCAGCCCTTCTCCGATTTCGTGCCACACCGATCGACCATCGTTGTGGATCTCCCGTTCCCGGTGGCGGACCGCCAGCAGGCTCAGGGCCGCCATGCCGTAACAGAACGGCAACAGAATGAACTCTCCACCGCGTATGCCAACCGTGCTGAACAGATGGTTCAGTCCTCGCAGGATCGGCTCACCTAGCGCGAAGCCAACGATGGTGGCTCCCATGCTGGTGGTTTGGTAAAGCGAGTTTGCGGCCAGGAGGTGTTCGCCAGGCACAAGCAAGGTGATGGCCGCCTGTTCGGCAGGTGCAAAAAACTGCGTAAGGATCGATTCGACAAACGTCATGCCGATCAGACCCCAGTAGCCCCAGGGCAGTCCAAGGATCAGGGGACCTGGAATCAGGAACAGAGGGGTCAGCATCACCATGAGTGCCCTCAGTCCGTTTGAGGCCACCATCACGCGCCGTTTGGGCCAGCGGTCAACCCATACCCCCGCCACGCTGCCTAGGACCATCGCCGGCAGCGTGTTGGCTACGAAGATCCCTGTGGCCAGAAGGGTGATGACCTTTGTGCGGGTACTGATATCGAGGCCGTAATCGGAGGCCACCTCCGCAAGAACGCCGTTCTGCTGTGTTGTGAGCAGCAAGTGCTGATCGATCAGAAAGACCATCAGCACGATGTAGAACTTGTCCGCCAGTTGGGAGAAGATCTGGCCGATCCAGAGTTTGCGGAAGTCGCTCAGGCGCAACACAGCCTGGAGACCGCGGCCTCTCTCGGGATTGTTGCCGGTGGGTAGGACCGGCTCTGGACTGTTCAGTGGGGATCCGCTCAAGGTTCCAGCAATGATCGGGTCATGATCGCTTACGGCGATGGCATGCAGTTGCCGACCATCTCCAGCGAGCGCACCGGGCGGGGCAGATGGGTGCGGCACCAGCATTCCAGGACAGCCAGGAGCTTTAGCCACACCGGACGTGGGCCCATCAGTTCGCCATCGCGTCTTCTGGGCAGTTCTGCCCTGGGCAACCGTTGCAAAAGAGCCAGCTCGGATGGGTTGAACTGCAGTGTGGCGCCCGGTAGGGAGCCGATCGCTAGTCCCTCTTCAGGGAGAAGGCTGCAGCGCCATTCCCACTGGCCAATCGGAGGAGCCAGCTCTGCTCCGGTGCGGCAGCAGATTTGCAGTGGAATTCCATAGCCGCCCAGCGCCAGCAGATGGACTCCCGCCTGCACGAGCATGGCCAGGCAGAGATCTGGGTCGGGTTGGGTGGAGCGGCTCAGGGTTTCCAAGCTTTCGAGGTGAATTAGCACCGTCTCCAGCATTCCGGGAACAGGGTCGCAGTCGCTCACAAGGGCAATCGCCAGTTCCGCCAGAGCCTGGGCTGCTGCCAGCGTTTCCAGTTGTTTTGCAACACCGCTGTAGTTATGCACGACCTGAAGCTGCCGCACCCGCTTCAAACTGCGACGACCCACCACCTGCAGATTCAGCAGGGTGAGCGGAACTGCAGCGGCAAGGCTGCTGCGTGGTTTGCGTGCTCCGGGCACGGCCAGGCGCACGACACCCTCGTCATCACTCAGCAGGGTCAGCAGTCGGTCATGCTCGCCGAGGGGGCCCACTTTGAGGGCCAGTCCCGTCAGGCGCTTGTCCCCACTCATCGCTTTTGCCGCAGGGCCTTCACCAACGCTGGACCGTGACTGGTGCCCAGCGCGATTGCTCCTGCTTCCACAAGATCAAGGGCCTGCTCAAGCTCTCGGATCCCGCCGGCGGCCTTGATGGCGCATCGGCCTCGGGTGAGCTGCCGCAGTTCTCTGATCTGCTCCGCTGAGACTGCAGCCCCGAATCCGTTGCCGGCCTGCAGCGATGCAGCGCCTGCATCCATGGCGGCCTCGGCGGCTAGAGCCAGCTGCGCTTCATTGAGCTGATTCACATCCAGCACCACGGTCATGGGCAGATCCAGTGCTGCGATCGCCGCCAGTTCCTCGGCGAAGCTGTTAGCTCGACCATTCATAAGCGCCGACCAGTCCGGTGTGACCTCCAGAGCTTCGGCCCCATGGGCAGCCGCCCATTCGGCTTGGGCCTGTTTCAGCTCGGCGGGCAGCGCCCCAAATGGGAAGGCAACTGTGGCGATCAGCTTCACCGGACCCTGGCCTCCCAGGCGCCTGCGCACGACTTCCAGGTGAGTGAGACTGACGCAGACACCGCCGAATCCCAATTGGCGGGCAGCGTCGCAGAGCGTGAGCAGTTCCTCCTCCTGCAGCAGTGGATTGAGCAGAGCCTGGTGAATCAAAGGGGGGATGTCCGGCAGGTCCTGCCGGCGCGGTGACTTGGTCATCGCTGAGCAAACGACGGATCAAGTCGTCACGAAAGGTTCAGTTGCGTGCCTGGATCACTCCATAGCCACCGTGGTTGCGCCGATAGATCACCTGGAGCTCGCCGCTTTCACTGTCGCGGAACAGATAAAAGTCATGGTCGATGAGATCAAGCTGAGTGCGGGCATCATCCAGCGTCATCGGCGGCATGGCGAAGTACTTACGCCTCACCCCCGGACTGGGCAGCTGAGCCTCCTTCCCCTCGAGCAGTGAACCGTCTATGGGGCTGTCATCCAGCACTGCTTCAGTGGTTGGGGTCTCGCTGGCCCGGTGGCCATGGCTGTGGTGATGGTCGCTGTGGCGTTCTTTAAAGCGTCGCAACTGCCGTGCCAGCTTGCTCGCCACTAGGTCAATGCTGGCGTAGAGATTCTCACTGCGCTCCTGGGCACGAATCACTGTGCCATTTGCGAAGACGGTGACCTCGGCCGTCTGCTGAGGAACGCGGGGATTGCGGGCCACCGATAGATGTACATCCGCTTCTTGAACAAGATCGTTGAAGTGATGGATCGCCCGATCAAGCTTCGTCTCGGTGTAATCCCGTAATGCGGGAGTCACATCCAGATTGCGACCATGGATCAAGAGCTTCATGCATCCCTCCGGTGCCTGCGCCTAACGGAAAGCTAGTGACGCCGTTGAATTCCGGAACCGGGTCTTCGGCATTTCTTTTTCAGCCTGATCAGCTGGTGCCTTTCCAGCAGGCCTGGGATCTGCAGCGCCGCTGGCAGGAGCGTTTGCTCCTGGAGTCAGCAACCGACGCTGATCCAGAAGCGGTCTGGCTGCTGCAGCACCCACGCTGTTACACCCTCGGCCGCGGCGCCAGTGAAGACCATCTGTTGTTCGACCCAGAGCATCCGCCGGCCCCACTGCATCGCATCGATCGTGGTGGGGAAGTGACGCATCACGCACCCGGTCAACTGGTTGTTTACCCGGTGTTGGATTTGCGCCGTCGTCGAACCGATCTGCACTGGTATTTGCGGCAGTTGGAACAGGTGGTGATTGATGTGTTGCAGGTGCTCGGTCTACAGGGGGAACGCATGGAAGGACTCACCGGGGTCTGGATCGATCAGCAGAAGGTGGCGGCAATCGGTGTCGGTTGCCGTCGCTGGATCACACAGCATGGTCTTGCCTTGAACGTGACCTGCGAGCTGGAGGGTTTCCAGTCCGTGGTGCCCTGTGGCATCAAAGGGCGAGCTGTCGGTCGACTTTGCGACTGGATTCCTGATCTGGAGATCGAGATCGTGCAACCTTTGCTGCGCGATGCCCTGGCTGCACGCTTCGAGCTGATCTGGCGCGAGAGCAACCCTGATGCGGCGCTCACCGGTGCACCCTGATTGCCGAAGCATTTCGATTGCCGAAGCAGCCTTGAGGTGATAGGCCTGGGCGACTGCATAGCGTTCCCGTGACTGCCGCCGCTCAATCCACCTGGCATCCAACCTCCCGCGAGCAGGCGGCACTGGCTCACCAGGCTCATGTTCAACGTCTCGGCCGGGTGGATCAGGTCTGGCCCTGGTTGAAATCCCATCACGGTGATGTGATGGCCGTTGATGCTCCCCATGCGGCTCATCCGGAGCGTCTCAGCTATCAACAGCTGGCGGAGCGGATTGATCAAGCCGCTGCCGCATTCCGCAGTTTGCGGATCGGCAGCGGCGATGTCGTGGGCCTTTTCGCGGAAAACAGTCCTCGCTGGCTCGTGGCCGATCAGGGGCTGATGCGAGCAGGTGGCATTGATGCGGTGCGTGGGGCAGCAGCACCTGTGGAAGAGCTGCGCTACATCCTCGAGGATTCGGCGGCCGTCGCGCTGGTGGTGCAAACCGCTGATCTGTTGCAGCGTCTACAGCTTCCGGCGGAGCTGCAGGAGCGTCTGCGTTTTGTGCTCGTGCTTGAGGGTCCAGCTCCTGAGGGTGCGATCGATTTCGATGCTTTTTTGGCCCTTGGCGATGGTCAGGAAGTACCCGATCCAATGACTGGACGGGACCGCGCCTCTGCGCCAGCCACCACGGCCACGATCCTCTACACGAGCGGAACCACCGGTCGGCCCAAGGGCGTGCCTCTCACGCATGCCAACCTCCTGCACCAGATGCGCAGCCTTGCCTGTGTCACCCGACCGGAACCCGGATCACCGGTGCTGAGCGTTCTGCCGATCTGGCATTCCTATGAACGCAGCGCCGAGTACTACTTCTTTTCCTGCGCCTGTTCGCAGAGTTACACCACGATCAAGCAGCTCAAGAAGGATCTGCCTCGGGTCAAACCGGTGATCATGGCCACGGTCCCCAGGTTGTGGGAGGCGGTTCAGGCTGGCTTCGAGGATGCCGTTAAGACATTCCCCGCATCCCGTCAACGCCTGTTGAGGGCTGCCCTGGCCAACAGCATGGCCTACACCCTCGCCCGACGCCGCAGCCGTGACTTGATGATTCAACCGTTGCGCAAGCGCGACCGTCTGAAGGCTGCGGCAGAGGCGAGCCGTCGATGGCCAGCCCATGCACTGGCTTCCAAGCTGATCTGGCCCAAGCTGAGGCAGCAGCTGAGTGGTGGAAAACTGCGCTTTCCGATCAACGGAGGAGGTGCCATTGCTCCCCATGTGGATTCCTTTTTTGAAGCGGTGGGCATTGAGCTCTTGGTTGGGTATGGCCTCACGGAAACCAGTCCGGTGGTGAGCTGCCGGCGGCCGTGGCGCAACATCCGCGGCAGCTCCGGTCTGCCCCTCCCGGAAACTGAGTTCCGCATTGTTGATGCCGAGACCAGGAAGCCACTCGGGTTCCGGGAACGTGGAGTGGTGCTGGTGCGTGGTCCTCAGGTGATGGGTGGCTACCTCGGCAAACCTGAGGCCACTGCAAAAGTTCTTGATACCGATGGCTGGTTTGATACGGGCGATCTGGGCATGCTTCTCCCCGACGGATCTGTGGTCCTGACAGGACGGGCCAAGGACACGATCGTGCTCAGCAGCGGTGAAAACATCGAGCCTGGGCCGCTTGAGGAGGCGCTGGTCTCCAGCCCCTTGATCGAGCAGGTGATGTTGGTGGGGCAGGACGAACGTCAGCTCGGAGCCCTAGTGGTGCCGCGGGCAGATGCGATCAAGGCCTGGGCCAGCTCCCAGGGCTGCGATCCAGGTGATGACCTTGGCGGTCATCCGGGTGATCAGCGCTTGCTCAAGCTGCTGCGCGGAGAGCTGAACCGACTGTTGGCTGACCGTGCAGGATCCAGGGCTGATGAGCGTCTTGCCGGTGTGGCTCTCGTGGAACCCTTCTCGATAGAGAATGGTTTGCTCACCCAGACCCTCAAGCAACGCCGAGATCGGATCACGGACCGGGATCGCTCGTTAATCGAGAGCGTGTATGGCCGCTGAAAGCCATCAGGCCAGGGTCGGGTTGACCATCCGCCGTGGTACTGAGACGCTTGGCGCTGCTTCCCCGCCCCAATGTCTGACGGCACCACTCTGTCGATCAAGCGTTCCATCACCATCCGTGCCGTTGTTACACCGGCCTGGAAGGAAGAGGCCGAGCGTGAGCTGAGCGCTGGCATCTCAACCACCGACCAGCAATTGGCCCAGCTGGAACAGGAGGGTCAGCAGGTTGTTGATGATGTTCGTCGTCAGAGCGCCAACCCCCTTGATCCCCGTGTGCAGGAGCAGGTCGCTCAGGTGCAGCAGCAGGTTGCAGCCAAGCGTGCTGAGCTCGAAGAGCAGAAGCGCAATCTTCTGCAGCAGCAGGCCCAGGTTCGCGATCTTGAAATGGAACAGATCGTGGATCAGGGTCAGCTTGAGAGCTTCTGCGATATTCAGGTGGGCGACAACCTGGTGAGCAAAATGCAGGTTGCGGTGGTGGTGCGCGACGGTGTGATCGAGTCGATCGAGCAGGGCTGAGCGCTGATGGGGGCCGGCCTGCCGGCCCGTAAGATTTTTCTAGTCAGCTCCTCTGGAGACGGTTTTGGCCACCCACGACATCTTCATGCCTGCCCTCAGCTCCACGATGACGGAGGGGAAGATCGTTGAGTGGCTCAAAAATCCTGGCGACAAGGTGGGCCGAGGCGAGTCGGTGCTCGTGGTCGAGTCCGACAAGGCCGACATGGATGTTGAATCCTTCAATGAGGGTTATCTCGCGGCTGTTTTGATGCCCGCTGGCAGCACGGCTCCTGTGGGCGAGACCATTGGCTTGATCGTGGAGACCGAGGCAGAGATCGCCGAGGCTCAGGCCAAGGCTCCGTCGGCTGGTGGATCGGCTCCGTCACCTGCAGCCCCTTCTCCCGCAGCCCCTGCGCCAACTGCCCCCGCTCCAGCTGCCGCCGCTGTACCCGCACCCGCACCCGCTCCTGCTCCTGCTCCCGTTGCGGTTCAACCGCCAGCCGCGCCAGCTGCTCCGGCTACTGCACCAACGAGCAATGGTCGACTGATTGCCAGCCCTAGGGCGAAGAAACTGGCTTCTCAGATGGGCGTCGACCTCAGCGGGGTCCGCGGTAGTGGTCCCAATGGTCGAATTCAGGCGGAGGACGTGGAACGCGCTGCTGGGCGTCCCATCAGTGTGCCCCTGGTCGCAGAAGGGACCGCCGCTGCTGTGAGTGCCGGAGCCGCGAGCGCCACCAAGGCTCCCAGCTCCCCTGTAGGCAACAGCTTTGGTCGGCCTGGCGACACCGTGCCGTTCAACACCTTCCAGGGTGCGGTGAACCGCAATATGGAAGCCAGCCTTGCCGTCCCTTGCTTCCGTGTGGGCTACACGATCACCACGGATCAACTCGACGCCTTCTACAAGCAGGTGAAGCCCAAGGGCGTCACGATGACGGCTCTTCTGGCTAAGGCCGTAGCCATCACCCTCGCTCGTCATCCTCAAGTGAATGCTGCAACCACCGCTGCGGGCATGAGCTATCCCGCCGATGTGAATGTGGCTGTTGCCGTAGCCATGGAAGACGGTGGTTTGATCACCCCCGTGCTGCGTCAGGCCGATCAAACTGATCTGTATGAGCTCTCACGCCAGTGGGGGGATCTGGTGAAGCGCTCGCGCAGCAAACAACTTCAGCCAGAGGAATACAGCACCGGAACTTTTACCCTCTCCAATCTCGGCATGTTTGGAGTGGACCGCTTCGATGCCATCCTTCCTCCTGGCACCGGTGCCATCCTCGCGGTGGCTGCTTCAAGACCTGCCGTTGTGGCTGGAAAGGATGGCTCCATCGCTGTGAAGCGTCAGATGCAGGTCAATCTCACGGCGGACCACCGTGTGATCTATGGCGCCGATGGTGCTGCGT includes these proteins:
- the recO gene encoding DNA repair protein RecO, yielding MSGDKRLTGLALKVGPLGEHDRLLTLLSDDEGVVRLAVPGARKPRSSLAAAVPLTLLNLQVVGRRSLKRVRQLQVVHNYSGVAKQLETLAAAQALAELAIALVSDCDPVPGMLETVLIHLESLETLSRSTQPDPDLCLAMLVQAGVHLLALGGYGIPLQICCRTGAELAPPIGQWEWRCSLLPEEGLAIGSLPGATLQFNPSELALLQRLPRAELPRRRDGELMGPRPVWLKLLAVLECWCRTHLPRPVRSLEMVGNCMPSP
- the hpf gene encoding ribosome hibernation-promoting factor, HPF/YfiA family produces the protein MKLLIHGRNLDVTPALRDYTETKLDRAIHHFNDLVQEADVHLSVARNPRVPQQTAEVTVFANGTVIRAQERSENLYASIDLVASKLARQLRRFKERHSDHHHSHGHRASETPTTEAVLDDSPIDGSLLEGKEAQLPSPGVRRKYFAMPPMTLDDARTQLDLIDHDFYLFRDSESGELQVIYRRNHGGYGVIQARN
- a CDS encoding PipX family protein; the protein is MSAEGYLNHPTFGMLYRVAPAGEGRDVYATLYAQRMFFLVTLQPRGAQFEVIPYLDARHHAELNLARRRRDSSEDYGSWKQLFDQTFI
- a CDS encoding MFS transporter codes for the protein MSGSPLNSPEPVLPTGNNPERGRGLQAVLRLSDFRKLWIGQIFSQLADKFYIVLMVFLIDQHLLLTTQQNGVLAEVASDYGLDISTRTKVITLLATGIFVANTLPAMVLGSVAGVWVDRWPKRRVMVASNGLRALMVMLTPLFLIPGPLILGLPWGYWGLIGMTFVESILTQFFAPAEQAAITLLVPGEHLLAANSLYQTTSMGATIVGFALGEPILRGLNHLFSTVGIRGGEFILLPFCYGMAALSLLAVRHREREIHNDGRSVWHEIGEGLQVLKRIPTVRNAMVHLVLLYSLLAALYVLALQLAGLIRSLGPSGFGMLLAMSGLGMALGAVMMAQLGHHFSRRRLTSAGLGLITFSLVLLSQFKGSLNSTLAFCGILGIGAALVAIPAQTTIQEDTPVSQRGRVFGLQNNLINIALSLPLVLAGTLVSSIGLSPVLWLLALLALIAALLEQPWQRC
- a CDS encoding cell division protein SepF, with translation MSLISRLRAVVAGDDYLDGDYDELDYDTGEQEDTMQGMSSANTSALAPLDASNPFEMDQNFSGSNVIGMPGISSGTAEVSLMEPRSFDEMPRAIQALRERKTVILNLTMMEPDQAQRAVDFVAGGTFAIDGHQERVGESIFLFAPSCVTVTNASQDESTTPTVVTKDVEQASAESSVAPAPAWSVSDAAAL
- a CDS encoding AMP-binding protein; amino-acid sequence: MTAAAQSTWHPTSREQAALAHQAHVQRLGRVDQVWPWLKSHHGDVMAVDAPHAAHPERLSYQQLAERIDQAAAAFRSLRIGSGDVVGLFAENSPRWLVADQGLMRAGGIDAVRGAAAPVEELRYILEDSAAVALVVQTADLLQRLQLPAELQERLRFVLVLEGPAPEGAIDFDAFLALGDGQEVPDPMTGRDRASAPATTATILYTSGTTGRPKGVPLTHANLLHQMRSLACVTRPEPGSPVLSVLPIWHSYERSAEYYFFSCACSQSYTTIKQLKKDLPRVKPVIMATVPRLWEAVQAGFEDAVKTFPASRQRLLRAALANSMAYTLARRRSRDLMIQPLRKRDRLKAAAEASRRWPAHALASKLIWPKLRQQLSGGKLRFPINGGGAIAPHVDSFFEAVGIELLVGYGLTETSPVVSCRRPWRNIRGSSGLPLPETEFRIVDAETRKPLGFRERGVVLVRGPQVMGGYLGKPEATAKVLDTDGWFDTGDLGMLLPDGSVVLTGRAKDTIVLSSGENIEPGPLEEALVSSPLIEQVMLVGQDERQLGALVVPRADAIKAWASSQGCDPGDDLGGHPGDQRLLKLLRGELNRLLADRAGSRADERLAGVALVEPFSIENGLLTQTLKQRRDRITDRDRSLIESVYGR
- a CDS encoding YggS family pyridoxal phosphate-dependent enzyme, whose protein sequence is MTEIQSRWQQLQQRLPQGVKLLAVSKMQPASAVRELAACGQIDFGESRVQEALPKQEALSDLTHLRWHFIGRLQANKVRAVVKAFSWIHSIDSMALALRSSRIALEEGRCPSVLFQVKLRPDPSKGGWDPHSLKEAWPVLRELPGLNASGLMTMAPLGLDSNERQGLFRDCRNLADQLELSQCSMGMSADWPQAAAAGATWVRVGSALFGARPPLTPERK
- a CDS encoding glycosyltransferase family 4 protein — its product is MTHIAWLGKKTPFCGNVTYGLSTTEALRARGHQTSFIHFDNPKAPGSSTSLLANDPDVSLPYLVKSQVYTIPSPGAQRELRESLERLQPDLVHASLTLSPLDFRLPELCQQLGVPLVATFHPPFDASLRNLTAGTQQLTYQLYAPALSKYDRVIVFSDLQAEFLARLGVREDRLAVIPNGVDTHQWTPSTPQREPGIALPLGSPMHQVRSRLGQERVFLYMGRVATEKNVEALLQAWRLVPMEGCRLVIVGEGPLRSTLQNSYDEDVLWWGYEADLATRIALLQCAEVFVLPSLVEGLSLALLEAMASGCACVATDAGADGEVLAGGAGIVMSTLGVTSQLRTLLPVLRDQPVLTSELGRQARERVLQRYTISRNIDALEQLYGDLMRRAPLAA
- a CDS encoding 2-deoxyribose-5-phosphate aldolase — protein: MTKSPRRQDLPDIPPLIHQALLNPLLQEEELLTLCDAARQLGFGGVCVSLTHLEVVRRRLGGQGPVKLIATVAFPFGALPAELKQAQAEWAAAHGAEALEVTPDWSALMNGRANSFAEELAAIAALDLPMTVVLDVNQLNEAQLALAAEAAMDAGAASLQAGNGFGAAVSAEQIRELRQLTRGRCAIKAAGGIRELEQALDLVEAGAIALGTSHGPALVKALRQKR
- the lipB gene encoding lipoyl(octanoyl) transferase LipB, producing MPAPNGKLVTPLNSGTGSSAFLFQPDQLVPFQQAWDLQRRWQERLLLESATDADPEAVWLLQHPRCYTLGRGASEDHLLFDPEHPPAPLHRIDRGGEVTHHAPGQLVVYPVLDLRRRRTDLHWYLRQLEQVVIDVLQVLGLQGERMEGLTGVWIDQQKVAAIGVGCRRWITQHGLALNVTCELEGFQSVVPCGIKGRAVGRLCDWIPDLEIEIVQPLLRDALAARFELIWRESNPDAALTGAP
- the proC gene encoding pyrroline-5-carboxylate reductase; amino-acid sequence: MTVSVGVIGLGRMAQALIFPLIERGKLQSADVIGVVGSQASVARLTPELPQGFVVVTASDSRAIDAWNAPVQLLAIKPQQLDAVAECVGPPQPGQSALLISVLAGVTLERLQSQFPGRVCVRAVPNTPCLVGEGLCGLSWGEGITAQQRQWVMEAFDPVSEVLELPESKLDAFLALTSSGPAYVALVAEAMADGAVAAGLPREQAHRLAHRTLAGTAALLDQQQLHPAQLKDMVASPGGTTMAALRKLENAGVRTALIEAVIAATEHGRALR
- a CDS encoding YlqD family protein, with protein sequence MSDGTTLSIKRSITIRAVVTPAWKEEAERELSAGISTTDQQLAQLEQEGQQVVDDVRRQSANPLDPRVQEQVAQVQQQVAAKRAELEEQKRNLLQQQAQVRDLEMEQIVDQGQLESFCDIQVGDNLVSKMQVAVVVRDGVIESIEQG